The following nucleotide sequence is from Gammaproteobacteria bacterium.
GCCTTGGGCCAGGCGGCGGCCAGCACGGCACGGGGGCTCAGCAGGCCCGCACCAACGGCCAGACCCACGCTGCCCGCAGCCAGCGTGCCTTTCAGAAAGGTTCTGCGTTTCATGCTCATGGGGTACTTACTCCTCGGCGCTTAAAGCGTGTAAATGTAGTCCGTAATCTTGTCGATCTGCTCAGCAGTCAGGATGTGATTCGGACCGAAGGGGGGCATCATTGCGCTGGGGTTGAACTTGCGCTGATTGTAGATGTGTTCCCGCAACACGGCTTTGTCCGGGAAGCGAGCCTTCATCGCCACCAGCGGGGGGGCGATGGCGCCGCCGAAACTGCCGCCCTTGATCTGGTGG
It contains:
- a CDS encoding twin-arginine translocation signal domain-containing protein, which gives rise to MSMKRRTFLKGTLAAGSVGLAVGAGLLSPRAVLAAAWPKA
- the soxX gene encoding sulfur oxidation c-type cytochrome SoxX — translated: MRKPAKLIATVASVCAILGSLALVPTTASAADGASAVEQGKKLAFDRKLGNCLACHQIKGGSFGGAIAPPLVAMKARFPDKAVLREHIYNQRKFNPSAMMPPFGPNHILTAEQIDKITDYIYTL